GGgctgatgggattacatttcactggaattgtacctcatacaatttcaaattgaattcaaaaaaaaaaaattatttaatgattgattgattgattggcaTATTCATAATTATGTCTTCATTAGCGTTTAATCACCTGAAACTATGAATTGTTTTTGTTAGAATGAGCATTTCATAGGGGTGCATGTTCACAAAGCCCGCCACGTTGCATCGCCATGTTGCTACAGTAACCCAGAACGGATGACCAAACAGTGGCTCTAGAGAGGTCCTTTTTCATTGTTTATTCTACCTGAAGGCCACCATAGGGTTTTCTACATGCTTGAAAAGGGAGGGTGAGGGAAGGGGTATTCAGCTGGTTGTAATCTCAACCTCACCACTAGATGCCACTAACTCTTACACACTGCTCCTTTGGTCTTTCCATTGCAATGTCACACAATTGTGATGCACCAGCAATTCAGTCAGCAACTCCTGAGAATCACAAGTACTAAGGCCATATTAAGCTGAACAACTAATTAGCAATGTGTTTCAATTTAAACTGAGTTACTGTTGTTGCCGCACCTCAAAATGAATTATTAAAAGAGCAGTGGGAACGTGGAACAGTGCTCACAACAGATGGGAAGAGACTGCAAACAGTTCACTTTGAACTCAAAAATTGACATAGACTTGACTTAACACCTCTGCCAATACCAACACATAAACGACACCATTATGATCTTTTACAAAACTAGTATTTGCTTGAGGCTACTGATCTGTATTGTAACGTGTTTTGGTTACTTTGCCGGCACAATTGTCCTCACTTTGTAAGCTTTTTTTTACCTGTCTCTCCCATGGATGCAAAAGCAGGTGCTGCTGTGGATGCAGAGCTAGCCAAAGCCATAATGGCTCGCTGTTTCCACCCCTCCATCATGGGCCCGGAGGCCTGGGAGGGATACATCTTTTCTGATCTGGAAATCCGTATCAAAGAGTCCACAGACCTCTATGGAGCTGTACTCTGGCCCTCGGTATGCCCAAACGTATACATTATCCCAAATATTTAGCTGCTGTactgtcctctttttttttttttttttttttttttcctgtcaagTGAACTATCACTTTGTGTCCCCCAACAGGCGATGGTGTTGTGTCATTTCTTAGAGACCAACCGAGACAAACACAACCTGACGGACAAAAATGTGATTGAACTGGGTGCTGGAACTGGGCTGGTCTCCATTGTATCCAGCCTGTTGGGTACGAAAACAAAATCCAGTGATTAGTTCTCACCAGTCTCTTTGCTGTTTCAGTTCCTTTTTGTATCTCATTTCCTTTAACACTTAGCTGCACTGTCTCTTTCCAGGTGCTAAGGTGACCTCCACTGACCTGCCAGATGTTTTGGGGAACCTCCAGTACAATGTTATGCGCAACACCAGGGACCGATGCAAGTACATCCCTGTGGTAGGATTTCTATTCACTTCTGTAGTAACAATTTCATACTGTCAAGTtgataacataaaaaaaaaatacatttagataTGGGGCGcatgggtagctcacctggttgaacTTACGCCCCGtctacagaggctcagtccttgctgcAGCGGCCGCTGGTTtgattctgacctgcggccctttgctgcatgtcattcctcctttcctgtcttcagctgtcctatctaataaaggcttaaaatgccccaaaaaaaactttctaaaacgttttttgtttattatttattattttatatttattatatagatagaaatacaaaaaaatccaGCCAAGGAGCTTTTGACAAGACAACCATCAGCAATATATGTTGCattttgtttggttgtttttctCTGTGTATATTTGGGTCATGGACCAAATATGACATCTACCGTGTCATTTCATGAAATGCACTGCctgtggtcccccagtggctagaaatagtgataggtgtaaaccgagccctgggtatcctgctcttcctttgagaaaatgaaagctcagatgggccgatctggaatctgctccttaggTCTCTGAgttcagagaatttggcccacccaggagagagagacatcatggctttcaaacgagcaaagtttCCTCCTCAgtacagaaatggcacatactaaggaaagctcattgtgggactggctctagtggctgtaattctgcaccaaggctgaatttcggaaaagagaattcagatacagtattaggggaccactaaggtctatataaaagcatccaaagagcaccatgtcatgggacctttaagtatgaGTATGCAAAAGTAGGCTTTGCCTTATAAATAATGTGAAAAATGAATCAACCCTAAATCATCTCTGTTTCTAGGTCACAGAGCTCATCTGGGGTCCGGAGGTGGAGCAGCGTTTCCCCCGTGCCACACATTGTTTCGACTACATCCTGGCAGCTGATGTGGTGTACTCCCATCCTTACCTGGAGGAGCTGATGGACACTTTTGACTACCTGTGCCAGGAAAGCACACAGATCCTGTGGGCCATGCGTTTTCGTCTGGACCCTGAGAACAGCTTCGTTGACCGCTTTCGGCAACGCTTCCACATGGAGGAGCTGTACGACCTCCCCAGTCTGAGTATCAAACTGTACAGAGCCTGGAGGAAGGACAAGAGGACTAAAGACCAGGGACAGGCTGCTGCCTAACACAATGtatattcattgtttgtgtatttttgtgtgtttctgtgactgcaGAATTAGGTCAAATGTAAATTGTGTTACTGAATGGGAATCTATAATTTATTCTGTGTAATGTTTTCATGGATCTCTTGTGCAAATGTCTAAATGTCTCTTTTACATAAAGACTTTATGATGTTTGTAGTTTCATGTGCCAGAATATCACAATCTCAAATTGTCATCCATGTTTTTACACATTTGTATTctattatttactgtattaactGGTGTATTTATCTACtagaaacatttaaatataatgCAGTACTAATTAACAACACCATAACCTCCAAAATGACCAATGAATTCAATCTGACACGCTGTCAACAAAAGCTGAACAGTCTTATTTATTGCTGATCTGATCATTTTGATAAACTGGCAACTCTGTATGTTTTGATACACTTTAGGCTTTTTCATGTTTAGTAAGTGGGCATTTTGGATTTTTCACCCTAATGATGACATCAATGCTCcaaatgttgttttcttttaggTCATATTGGTCAAGAAGCACCTCTGCAGGATCAAAGTGATATCTTTTTTTGAAGCTGGTTGTCATTCAACAGCAGCACGGACACTTCAGATCTTGGCTGACAATGTTGTTTTGTTCCAGTCAGCTCACAGCTCTGATGATGTGGGCGAACATGGCTCTGGATTTTTCAAGTGGATTTCTGATGAGCTAGTGGATCTTATTTAGGAGGTCTGTTGCTGTTTGACTTCACATGGTCATTATGATCAGGTTTTATTATCATTGCCAGTTTTAACAAGGACAGGAGACGTATACTATTTATTTCAGGATCTCAACTGTTGAATGGATTGCCTGTACTGTTGGATCAAGTCACTGATGGTTCTCTTAAGATGAATCCTCTGGGGGCCGTGAATGACTGGAGCGTTAACCTGATAATGTTAACCGGCAGCAGCAAGCAAAGTTGAGCAGAGCTTTAAAGTACAACTGGAGGCTGGTGATTGTTTAGCGGGTCAGACAATGTATAGCTGAACCTGACAAGTGAAGTCTGGGATGTCCTGATGCAactactgttttgattcactttCACCACTTTCATAGcgtcattttaagccaaaaagcTCTAAAAGCAAAttactgtacactacctgctcagtaccaaacagcagacagatcCAGTTAGAGGCTTGCTGGTGAAcctagtggagcatttagcagctaaagctCCAGATATTTCCTTAAAGAGTTGGTAgggaccaaaaacagagctaaaaggagagtgaatattggactcaCATTCATCAGGTTGCCACAACCTCGACTCCAAattaatgataatgttgctctgtaactgctggatgtgtaaataagcatcTGTTTGCATAGCAACTTAAAAGATGTAATatcagtgttgtgttcacagcCGGTTCccactgcccccaagtggcagAGAAATTGGTTATTACAGGTCTGATGTTTGACTTGATGGTTGATGCTAGAATGAATGGTCCAAAAGGACGGGCAAAGGCATGACCcacctctgattggttgatatgTTGATTAGGTTTATGCATGAGGAGTGAGATTGGTTAAAGTTAGGGTAAGAATatcagggtaagccaatcagaggcactTACATTTTATAATTGGGACAgtaacatataaaaaaaacacaacaatgttgttgttaaaaatgcaaaacaatatattgtatttattattttcagaCTTTAATGTTCATCACCACTGCATGATGTggcataagaaaaaaaagaaaatagtatgAGGTCTTCCAtcatacataggcctacattcATAATTAATATTTACTATAGTTTAATATAAACATAATAatcacactgctgctgcacATTAATGTACAAACATCTTCCATTAATCAAATCCGATATAAATCCAACAAATGTAATCATTATTTGCAACATTTATGTTTACACCTAGATGAGACTTCTTTGGGTAATATTTCACCAGCAAAACACTTTAAAGAGGTCAAATAAAGAAAGAGAGGTCCTCCATATTGGGCTGCTTCAGTAAGATGAGTCGTACACAAACTCTGCATGTTTTGGAAACTCACCAGTTAGCTTGATTATCTTGGAACGAGTAAGTTCAAGTCACCTGCTATAAATATGACCTATCTGATATCTAAGTCATGATTCCAAATCCTCCAACATTTTCTGTCCTGCCATTCCTTGTCTTTTTGCCCGTGTGATGGATATGTTTTTGGCTGCTGGAACACAAGCTGGATTAAAGAGGAACAAGAGAGGCTATCTAAACTGGTTGCACCGTGTATCATTGTCAAGCCAAACCAATACTCAACTGTTGAAGACTGCGACCCTAAAGAGGTATCGGTTAACTTTAGCACTCTTTCAACAGTCTCTTGATAAAATACAACCTTTCATTGAGAGACAGAGCTGAAATGCTGCCTTGCATCATAAAACTTGTATCTTTTATCTAAATAAGACATCAACCCTTGCTGAGGTTCGGGATGGATTTAAAGTTTTGGGATGTGAGTGTATTTAGAATGATGATATCTGAAACTGGGAGGTGATACTTCATGGCCAAGGCTGAATGTAATGTTAATACATGGGTTTTGCATGCCAGTCTTGATCCTGTTGCCTCCCATCTCTGGTAAAGCAATTGAGGTTGTTGCAGGTAAAACAAGCAAGCTAGCAAGCTCTTTACATAGACCTTTGCACAGAGCTGTTTGtttacgtgtgtatgtgtgtgtgtctacgtttGTGTATgcttatgtatgtgtatatatacacttttTATGTACAAACATATCTGTACATAgtagtaaaatgtttgtttgttcaactatgttgtccttgtttttagccATATGTCTATTTCTGTATAATTAATGCTGTGAGAGCAACAATAAAGctggagtcaaattccttgtattaCACATGGCCATGAAAACTGATTCTGATAAGACCTGACTTTCATCTTCATTTATCTTTACTGTCTGATAACAGTGTTTCAGAAGAAGTGACATAAACTTAACAGCAATTAAAATAAGTTAATGAGGCTTTAAATGGTTCAGtgccaacacacacattcatggttTTCTGCCAAGATGCACTCAAGCCAAACACATGCTGTTTTGGTCTGGGGGTGCGTTACCAGTGTAACGTGCAATATGTGTCCGTAGGTTTTTTAGACCTTCATATTATATCTTTTCAAATGATATCCAGTATGAGGTTACAGACCGAGGAGGCTTCTGGAAAGCACCAGCAGACAAGTCCTTAAGCGACACTGGAAGCAAAAATACATGGCTGTTGGTATCATGACATTCCCGtcattctttctctccttttggTTCCCTCACCGACtcatctttgtttgtgtgtgtgtgagcgcgtgtgtgtgtgtgtgtgtgtgcgtgtgtgtttgtgtgtacgtgcgCTCTGATCTTGTAGCTTGCTTGTGTTCATTTCTCCTAGTGAGCACGGCTCTAAAAATACCCTCATGCCCTTGTGTTGATGATGGGTGTAACCAACAGGATGCTGAGACTATAACCTCAAAATCAGAGGTCTCCAGATGCATTGCTCCTGAGATCCTTCACTGGGAAATAAAGCAGCAGCAGGTAGGCCAAAGATCACAGGTAGGGTGTTTGAGCATGACGTTTTCACTTTATTCACACAAGCTGTGTGGGAAGCTCTTGCAGAGAGAACTTTTTTAACAAGACTTTGGACGTAGGGTGTTAGGGTTTGGAAACATGTCTCCCATGTAGGTAGTCTGACTGAAAATAATCTTGTGCTCTGTTCCTGGTCACATTAGAGGACTTGTTTTgcctatttaattcaattcaattcaattttatttatagtatcaaattataacaagagttatcttaaGACACTTTAcacatagagtaggtctagaacacactataatttacaaagacccaacaattccagtaattcccccaagagcaagcctttaatgcaacagtggcaaggaaaaactccttttaggaagaaaccttggacagacccaggctcttggtaggcggtgtctgacggtgccggttgggggtgtgatgaacagtggcaataatagtcacaataaagataatggaactatgactagaaatagtagttgtagtagttcatgacGTAGCAGGGCCTTACTGGGTGTATCAGGGCACtgcggggcatagcaggacgtagcaggatgtagggGGGCGTAGCTggacactgcagagcgtagcagggtgtagcagggcatagcagggcgcggagcaggaccacagcgacagctgcagccatgatttaggtgccaccctaatccaaggaaaactgctaggcgaaaaaaaacacaaggactccggggaataagctcacCAGAGCTAAGTTACTAacgagcatttctgggacatggatgcagacagatggaaagagagaggagagaggagctcagtgtgtcaaaggaggtaccccggcagtctagaactataacagcatagTAAAGAGCTGGTGCAAGGCAAACCTATAACCTATATATAAcctataagggttggtagatgaatctgatgactacgaagagaagcagagaaggggTACCGCCGGGGGGAGGGTGTATATAGGGTCTGTTTAGCTGGGTAAACTGTAGGACTGCAGTTACAAGTAAAATAATGATATAAACACAGTAGCTAATTATTaagtaaaatatcaaaatatatgaATGCAAAATCTTGCAAATAATCTTGTATATCCCCTAGTCTGTTCTCACTTTGGTAGCAAAGacatgaaagacagaaaaaaggtAACTACTGTAAGTTAAGAGAAAAAGGAATACAAAAAATAAGCATTAGAATTAAAAAAGGTTTAATTGAAGTTCAATCTCTAATGCATATCTTCTACCTGTCTTTCCAAGTCCAACAGTATACATTTGATATGGATACTTTGTCCACGTACTGTTTGGAGGGAACCAGTTATATGAGAAGCGGAGAGGAAGGCAAGGAGGACGAAGAAAAGGaaggcgaggaggaggagaaggaagaagaggaagaagatggGGGTGAAGaagataaagaagaaaaaaaaggtcagaTAAACTATGCATTAAAAAGCAGGAAATGAAACGTTTCCAAACTCACACTGAGCAGAGTCCACAGAGAACTGAGCATCTGACTTTTGTATCAATCAGATGAGTCAGCCGTCCAGAAGCAACAAAGACCAGCCTGGGCTCCGTGTTTCTTCTACAAAGCAGATAAAGAGGTGTACAATTACGTGGGCCAGGAGATCGTCATCAGGGGTGGTCTTGACTCCTATGCAGGCATGATATGGCCAGCGGTGAGTAGGATCTTTTTTGCAACCTCATTCACCACAATATGACAGtacatgtgttttattttgtatagaAAGGCTCTGTTTACTGATGCTATCACATGCCAAAGTGTTAGTGCCAGTTTTGGATTATGGGGATGTCATATATGGAGATGCTGCCGCCTAAACTCTGAGGCCCCTagactagggtgaccagatttcccagaACTAAAACTGGGACACTTTGCGTGTGACCGCAGCGCTCGTGCatgcacacgctttttaacgtgaacatgtgccagcccaggtcagacatagacacagacagattagacacaatTTTGACAACGGCAACACTAtactgctcacaacataatggggtttctcagttaatattcatgaattttcTTGGTATGTAGCCTGCATatctaaaaaataatattaacagACATTGAGTGAGTTTTGTGGgggaccaactttatttttcagaattaaagcattctttaggaaaatgcacccactgaacTTGTGAGAAACGTTTTGTGAAAAGGTATTAttcattgcatggcactaaaataattatttggaactgctgccacaggcttgaactaaagttatgggaacactttacggtaagggaacatgaattatgaattcatgcatgaattaattcatgatttgtgcactacttcattcctttatatcttatgaatcatcaggaattgacatgaGTTCAATAACCTGTTTTGCCTTACATCACTTTGATTATTTGGAATGGTTTTGTATAGGGGTGCAACAgatcacaaaactcacagtTGGATTGGATCATGGTTATGAGTCACAAATCGGATACATTttcggatcagcacaaaaaaagggGTGAATTTAAATGATCTATAAAAaatttataacaata
This sequence is a window from Perca flavescens isolate YP-PL-M2 chromosome 1, PFLA_1.0, whole genome shotgun sequence. Protein-coding genes within it:
- the mettl21e gene encoding methyltransferase like 21e isoform X1 encodes the protein METQQPRVMKEDSKTKEDAGAAVDAELAKAIMARCFHPSIMGPEAWEGYIFSDLEIRIKESTDLYGAVLWPSAMVLCHFLETNRDKHNLTDKNVIELGAGTGLVSIVSSLLGAKVTSTDLPDVLGNLQYNVMRNTRDRCKYIPVVTELIWGPEVEQRFPRATHCFDYILAADVVYSHPYLEELMDTFDYLCQESTQILWAMRFRLDPENSFVDRFRQRFHMEELYDLPSLSIKLYRAWRKDKRTKDQGQAAA
- the mettl21e gene encoding methyltransferase like 21e isoform X2; translated protein: METQQPRVMKEDSKTKEDGAAVDAELAKAIMARCFHPSIMGPEAWEGYIFSDLEIRIKESTDLYGAVLWPSAMVLCHFLETNRDKHNLTDKNVIELGAGTGLVSIVSSLLGAKVTSTDLPDVLGNLQYNVMRNTRDRCKYIPVVTELIWGPEVEQRFPRATHCFDYILAADVVYSHPYLEELMDTFDYLCQESTQILWAMRFRLDPENSFVDRFRQRFHMEELYDLPSLSIKLYRAWRKDKRTKDQGQAAA